The Rubricoccus marinus nucleotide sequence TGATAAGCTGCATCCCGCCAGAGGAGACGCCGAACTGATTGCCGAAGCTGTCTCCGTGCGTGAGCGTGCCCGCGGCCACGTACGTCAGGATCTCCACGTCGCGGTGCGGGTGCGCCGGAAAGCCGGAACGCGGCTGGATGTGGTTCTCCACGATGACGCGGAGCGGACCGAAGTGGACCCACTCGGGGTCCTGGTAGCTCGCGAACGAGAACGTCGCCCACATGTCGGTCCAGCCGTGATCGGCAAAGCCGCGCTCGTGGCTGCGGCGGAGGCGGAGGGTGGGAGCGGCGACGTCGGGCATTTCAGAAGAGGAAGGGGCCCGCCAGAGGCGCCTCTGGCGGGCCGGTCGGGGAGCGCCAGAGGCCTCTGGCGCCAGCGGCTCAGGCGGGCTGGGCGAGGAGGTCGTCGATCTCCGCGAGGTCGGCGTCGGTGAGGTGCCACGAGGCGGCCTCCACGTTGGAGCGGATCTGCGACGGCTTGGTCGCGCCCGCGATGACCGAGGCGACGGGCTCGTGCGCCAGAAGCCACGAAAAGGCGAGATCGAGGATCGTGTGGCCGCGGCTCTCGGCCCAGCCGATAAGGCGCTCGACGGTGTCGAGGTTGGTCTCGGTCAGGAGCGAGTCGCCCATGGACTCGAACTTGCTGCCTTCCTTGCCGCCTAGGCGCGAGCCCTCAGGTGCGGCGTCGCCGCGGCGGTACTTGCCGGTCAGCAGCCCGCTTTTGAGCGGGAAGTAGGGCACGAACGCCAGGCCGAGGTCGCGGCAGGCCTCCAGCGTGCCCTCTTCGGGCTCGCGGTGGAGCAGGCTGTACTCGTTCTGGAGCGCCACGAACTGCGCGTCGCCAGAGGCCTCGCGGGCCTCTTTCAGTTGGGCGGGCGAGAAGTTGGAGCACGCGATCTCGCGCACCTTGCCCTCCTCGACGAGCGTCGCGAGCGCGCCAAGCGTGTCGGCGATGGGCGTGTCCTCGTCGGGCTTGTGGAGGTAGTACAGGTCGATGCGGTCGGTCCCGAGGCGCGAGAGGCTGGCCTCGACGGACGTGAGGACGGCCTCTGGCGAGGCGCCGCCGCCCATCCCGAACTTGCTCGCGAGCACGACGTCGTTGCGGCGCGCACCCAGCGCGCGGCCGACCATCTCCTCGCTCGCGCCCTCGCCGTATACGTCGGCCGTGTCGAAGTGCGTGATGCCGGCGTCGAGCGCGGCGTGGATGACCTCGCGAGAGGCCTTTTCGTCGATGTGCCAGCCGAAGTTGTTGCAGCCGAGGCCGACGGTGGAAACGGTGAGCGATCCGATGGGGCGGGTATCCATGTCAGGGAGGAGATGTGTTTGTTGCAACAACGAACTGCATCCAGATCGGATCCGCGCCTCTGGCGCCAGAGGCGGTGTGTGGGATCGCCAGAGGCCTCTGCCCAGTCCCTCTCGTTAGGCAGGGGAGGATCCTCCCGCAAACGACGCCTCCTCACCTACCTCGTCGTTCCCACGAAGGCGGGAATCCAGCATACCGGATGGTGTCGCGACCCTAATCGGTATGCGGAGGACGCGCGCCAGAGGCGGTTCCTCCCCGCTGTTTGCTAGAGTGGCAGACTCTGGCGTCCCCCCAAACCGGTGTCATCGCGAGGAGCGCAGCGACGGGGCGATCCCTTGGTTCAGCGCTCGGCGGGGCGAGATCGCCGCGCTTCGCTCGCGATGACAACATCCTGGATCACGTTGGGCGGTTACAACGCCCCGCGCGTTCGCACTCTGACTTGGCTAGCGCCTTCCCTGCCGGGGTCCCGCCTTCGCGAGAATGACGTACGCCATGGATGGAGCAGGGCGCCGCACTAAGACCGCCTAACAAAACCCCTATTGGTGTCATCGCGAGGAGCCCGTTCGGCTGCGCTCAGGGCAGGCTCCGCGACGCGGCGATCCACTCTCTCCGTGCTCGACTGGACGAGATTGCGTCGCTGGCGCTCGCAATGACAGCCGGTGTTGTTAGGGCGTCTAGAGGCGCGCCGTCCGCCAGAGGCCTCTGGCGCTACTCCGCGTGACCCACCGCCTCGGCTTGCGCCTCTGGCGCCACGTCGGCGGTCTCGCCGTCCGGCGCGATGCGGGTCCGCTGCATCACAATCGGCAGGCGGCGTCCGATGCCGAAGGCCTTGGACGAGATGCGGAGGCCGGGGGCGGCCTGCCGGCGCTTGTACTCGTTGCGGTCCACCATGCGCGCGATGCGCTCGACCGTCGCGCGGTCGAAGCCTGTGGCCGCGACGATGGCCTGGGGGGATTCGTGGCGCTCGACGTAGCGCAAGAGGATCTCGTCGAGCACCTCGTAGGGCGGGAGCGAGTCGGAGTCCTTCTGGTCGGGGCGGAGCTCGGCGCTGGGCGGCTTGGTGATCGTGTTCTCCGGGACGATCTCGCGGCCCTCCCGCTCGTTGATGTGGCGCGCGAGGGCGTAGACCTGCTCCTTGAACACGTCTGAGAGCACGGCGAGGCCGCCGCTCATGTCGCCGTAGAGCGTCGCGTAGCCGACGGCCATCTCGGACTTGTTACCCGTGGTCAGCAGCAGGTGCCCCTCGGCGTTGGAGATCGCCATCAGCGTCAGGCCTCTGGCGCGGGCCTGGATGTTCTCTTCCGTCACGCCGCTCGGCGGTCCCGCCAGAGGCTCGTTGAGCATGGCGTGGAAGGCATCGACGGCCGGGCGGATGCTGACCTCGTGGAACTCGATGCCGAGGTTGTCGGCGAGGTCGCGGCTGTCGTCCACGCTGCCGCCAGAGGAGTACGCGCTGGGCATGGTCACGCCGACCACGCGGTCGGGCCCGAGCGCTTCCGCGGCGAGCGCGCAGGTCACCGCCGAGTCGATGCCGCCCGAGAGGCCGATCAGCGCTTTCTCGAAGACGCCCTCGCCGGTTTTGCGCACGTAGTCGCGGATCCCGAGAACGAGCGCGTCGTGGATCTCGGCAATCGTGTCGGCGTCGCGCCGCCCGCCGCCCGAGGCCTCTTGCGTGGCGGTGTCCCAGACGGCGTAGTCCTCGCGCCAGAGGCTGAGGCGCAGGACCTCCTCGCCCGCCTCGTTGTGCACGCGGCTGTCGCCGTCGAAGATCAGCTCCGTGTTGGCGCCGACCGTGTTGACGTAGACGAACGGGACGCCGTGCTCGCGGCAGGACTCCGCGATGATCTCGGCGCGCTCCTCGGGCTTGCCGACGCAGTACGGGCTGGCCGAGATGTTGACGAACAGGTCGATGCCCTGGGCCGCCAGCTCGTCGATGGGGTTGGCCTTGTAGAGGTGGTAGGGGGCCTGCTCCTCGTTGTTCCACATGTCCTCGCAGACGTGCAGCCCCAGCCGCAGCCCGGCGACCTCGACGACGCGCCGCTCGTCGGCGGGCTCGAAGTAGCGGTACTCGTCGAACACGTCGTAGGTAGGCAGGAGCGTCTTGGAGACCTGGCCCACGATCCGCCCGCGCTCGATCACGATCGCGGCGTTGAACAGCCGCTTGCCGTGGGGCGTGGTGTTCTCGACCGGGGCGCCGACGATGATCGCGAGGCCCTCTGGCGTCTCGGCCATGAGGTGATTCAGCGCGTCGCGCACGTCTTGGAGGAACGCCGGTCGGTCCAAGAGGTCCATCGGCGGGTAGCCGGTGACGCACAGCTCGGGGAAAACGGCGATGCGGGCGCCGTCGCGCGCGGCGCGGTGCGCGCGGCCGAGGATGCGGGCGCAGTTGCCCGCGAGGTCCCCGACGGTGGGGTTGATCTGGCAGAGGGCGATTTTCATCGGGCCGAGGCGGTGCGGGCGGGAACGGTACGGGCACAAACGGACGCCCGAAGATCGGGTTCGGCGGCGCATGACGTTCCTTGCACTGTTCTCGCCTCTTGCGCCATGCTCCGTTTTCTCCTGCCTCTGGCGCTCGCGGCGCTCTCGCTGTCACCGCCCACGCCGCCCGCCTCTGGCGCCAGCGGCCCCATCGGACTCGGCTTCGTCCTCGTCGGCAGCGAAACCGTGGCGCCTCCGGATTCCGTCGCTCTGCGGTTCTACGCCTCGCCAGAGGCCCCGCGTCCCGAGCACGAGATCACGGTCCACCTCGGCGGGGATGAGGTGACGGCGCCTGCGCCTGCGTGGCTGCGTCCAGAGTCGTGGTGGCCGGACTACTACCTGTTCGCCTTCCGCGCGCTGGAGGTGCGCGGGGACTGGGCGCGCGTCGTCGTCCACGAGGAAACTGGCCGTACGCTCTGGCTGCGGACCGGCGGGGCTGTGACCTTCGCGCCGTGGGAGACCTTTCTGACCCGGCACGTCACCATCGTGCAACGCGAAAATGCTGAGGCCAACCCGGTCCGCACGGCGCCAGAGGCCGATGCGGAGGCGGCACACGTCCCCGAGATCATTGCGGGGGAGGACTGGATCGGAGACTGCTGGGTGCCCGCCGAAGTGAGGGGGGACTGGGTGCGCGTGCAGCCCTCGGATTTGTGCCGCGCCGACTGGACCGAGCCCGCAGAGCCGATGGGCTGGATCCGCTGGCGCGAGGGCGACCGGCTACTCATCACGTGGGGCCTGACCTGCTAAGACGCCCTCGCACAACCGGTGTCTATTCGCGCGCGAAGCCGTCTCGTGCAGGCGAGCCCCGGCGAACCCGATCGCCGCGTCGCTGCGCTCCTCGCGATGACACCTGCGAGGTTCAACCGAGCCGGCCTAGGCCTCTGGCGGCGTGTCGCCTCTGGCGCCAGAGGCTAGAACAGCAGGCGGACGCCGCCCGTGCCGGCGCGGCCAGGCATCGGCGCGCCGAAGACCTCGGCGTACTGCGCGTTGGTGACGTTGCGGACCGAGAGCTGGACCTCACCTCTGGCGCCGCCGACGGGGACCGCGAAGCTGAGCTGCACGTCCGCCACCGCGACCGAGGGCAGGTCCAGCCGCTCTTTCCAGAGGCCGTCCACGCCGAGGCGGGTGGTGCCAACTCCCAGCGAGAGCCGCGCCTGGACGAGGTGCGGCGAGTGGCTCAGCGCGTACTTGTAGACCGCGCCCGGCGCGGTGCCGTCTAGCTGGATGTCGGTGTAGGTGTACGCAGCCTCCGCGCGGAGCGTGGCGCCAGAGGCGATCTCGCGCTGGGCTTCGGCGTGGAGTTCGAAGCCTGCCGCGCGCGCCTCCAGCACGTTCTGCGCGAGGAAGAACTCGGCCTCTGGCGAGAGCCGCGCGAAGTCGATGAGGTCGGTCGTGCGGCGCCAGAAGCCGGTGGCCCGCAGCGCGAGGCCCGCCCCGGCGAACAGGTCGGCGCCGGCCTCGGCGTTCCAGGCGCGTTCGGCGCGGAGGTCCGGGTTGCCGAGGTTGCCGCCGGGGCGCGGGGCCTCCGTGTTGAAGTACCGCTCCACGTACGTCGGCGCGCGCACGGCGCGTCCGCCAGAGGCCCGGAGCGTGAGCGCGGGCGCGGCTTCCCACGCGAGCGAGAGCATCGGCGTGGGCTCGATGCCGTAGATGGGGTCGGCGTCCACGCGGCCGCTGGCGGTGAGCGTGACGCCTCGGGCGGCCTGCCACCGCGCGAGGGCGAACACGCCGCCCGAGGCGTCGGTGTGCGCGCCCTGGTTGTTGGAGTCGATGCCGCGCACCTCGCCCGAGGCGCCCGCGCCGAGCGTGAGGCCGCCGCGCACCTCGCGAGAGGCGTCCGCCGTCAGCGTGCCTCTGGCGGTGACGTGCGTGTTCGGCGCGAGGCCCGGGTAGTAGGTGTAGCGGTCGCGGTGGAGCCGCCCTGCGCTCTGCACGCGCCAGCGCGTGGCGCCAGAGGCCCCCGCGAGGCCGAGCTGCGCCCAGGCCGTCGAGGTGGCCTCGCGGGCGCTATCGCTCGCGAACGGGGTGTAATACTGGAAGGCGTTGAAGTGCCGCGTGTCGCCCGCGAGGCGCGCCGTCAGGCGCGCGCCGCCGAGGTCCGTCGCGCCCGCGAGCGTGAGCGCGTGGCGCGAGAGGTCGGTCCGGACCTCGCCGCCGCTGCCTACGATGGGCGCGCCCTCGGCATCGCGGATGGGCTCGCCGCCGATGTCCAGCCCTTCGTAGGCCACGCTCCAGGCGCGCGCCGCGCTTCGGCCTCTGGCGGCAGCCTCGAAGCCCCACAGGTCTGGGTCGCCGTTGCGGATCCCGACCTCGCCAGAGGCGCCCCCCTCGTTCTTGGCGAGGGCCGTCTTCGTGATCACGTGGACCACGCCGCCGAGCGCGTCCGGCCCGTACACCGCCGAGGCGGGCCCGCGCAGGATCTCGATGCGCGCGATCTCCGCTAGAGGGATCGGGAAGTCGCTCAGGAAGTGCCCCGTCATCGGGTCGTTAAAGCGGGCGCCGTCCACGAGGAAGAGCACGCCGTTGAACGTCGCGCCGCGCACGCTGATGTCGGCCTGGGCATCCCCGCGCGAGGCCGTTTCCACGCCGGCTGCGAAGCGCAAAAGGTCGCTCACGCTCCGCGCCGGGCTCTGCGCGATGTCGGCCTCGGTGATGACCGTCGTGTGGCGGCCGGTCTGGCGGGCGGCGTCCAGCAGGCGGCTGGCGGTGACGACCACCTCCGAGCCGAGGTCGCCGGCCTGGACGGAGTCGGCGGGTTGGGCGCGGGCGCCAGAGGCGAGGAGCAGGGCGAGGGCGAAAAGCGTGCGCACGGGGCAGTGGAAAGGCGAGCGCGAAACTACCGGCCTCTGGCGCTCGCCTGCCCCGGCGTCGGCAGGCCCGCGCGCAGTCCGCCGCCGGGATTGCCTGGCCCGCGGCGCGCCAGAGGCCGCGCGTTCCGATTTCACCGCCGTTGGAGGTGCCGCCAGCTATCCTTTTCGGTCCTGTCTCCTAACAGTCTCCATGGTGCGAACCCTCTCTCTCCTCGCGTCTTTGTGCCTGCTCTCCGCCTGCGGTGGGCGGGCCGACTCCGTGCCACCGGAGACCCCCGCAGACACCGCGCGCGTTGTCGCGCTGCCGACCTCGCAACTGCCGGAGGACGCCGAGGGGCCGCTTGTGGTCTACACCGGCCGCTCGGAAGGCCTCGCCGCGCCGCTCATCCAGAGGTTCCGCGAGAGAACGGGGCTAGAGGTCGAGGTCCGCTACGCGGACGATGCGGCGCTGCTGGCGATGCTCGCCGCGGAGGGCTACCGCAGCCCCGCCGACGTCCTGTGGGGCAACTCGGCGGGCGCGATGGGCACCGCGGCGGCGCGCAACCTGCTCACCGTCCTGCCGGACTCGATGCGCGTGCTCCCCGGCCAGTTCGTGCCCATCAGCGGCCGCTGGCTTCCGCTCACCGTCCGCTTCCGCGTTCTCGCCTACGCGCCGGACCGCGTGGACAAAGCCGCGCTGCCCACGTCGATCATCGGCCTCCCGGACGTGGCTGTCCTCAACGGCCGCTTGGGCTGGACGCCCGCGTATTCCTCGTTCCAGGACTTCCTCACCGCCGTCCGCCTCGAGGGCAATGACAACGTGGCCGCAGACTGGCTGGACGCCATGATGGCCTCTGGCGCGAAAGCGTACGCCTCCAACGAGCAGATGCTGAACGCCCTGGCCACAGGCGCGATCGACGCGGCATTGATCAACCACCACCACGTGCTGCTCGCGAACGAGGACGGCGCCGACCTGGCGTTCCACACCTTCGCGGCCGGCGATCCCGGCAACCTCGGGACGGTGACCGGAGCAGGCGTTCTTGACACGTCGGCGCGCCAGCGGGCCGCGCGGCAGTTCGTCTCGTTCCTGCTCTCGGCCGAGGCGCAGACGTTCGCGGCGGAGAACACGAAGGAGATCCCCGTCGTGGCCGGCGCCGAGGTCCCGTCGGGCTACCTCACCTTCGAGGCCGCCGCCGAGCTCGCCCCGCGCCTGGACGTGGAGCGCTTCCGCGATTTCGACGGCACGCTCGCGCTGCTCCGTACGAAGGGCTTGATGCCGGAGGCCGCTCGGTAGGCAACGGGCCTCTGGCGCCAGAGGCCGAGGCTCACGGTTGCGTTTCTCGCCAGAGGCTATCCGCCGACGTGGTTTTCCAGCTCCTCACGGCGGTGCTTCTGGCGAAGCTTGCGCAGCGCCTTTTCCTTGATCTGGCGCACGCGCTCGCGCGTCAAGCTGAAGTTCTGCCCGATCTCCTCCAGCGTTAGCGGGTGCTCGCGGCCGATGCCGAAGTAGAGGCGCGTAATCTCGGCCTCTCGCGGGTCGAGCGTGCCCAGCGCGCGCTCGATGTCCTGCTTGAGGCTTTCGTCGAGCAGTGCCTCGTCCGGGGGCACGTCGGCCTCGTCCGCGAGAACGTCCAAGAGGTTGTTGTCGTCCTCCTCACCGAAGGGCGCGTCCATGGAGACGCTCCGGCTCTGGTGGACAAAGGCGTCCTTGATCTTCTGGACCGGGATGTCGAGGTCGGCTGCGAGTTCCTCAGCGGTCGGCGGGCGGTCGTGGATCTGCTGCAGGCGCGCTGTCGCCTTGCGGATCTTCGAGATCGTCCCGATCCGATTGAGCGGCAGCCGCACCACGCGGCTCTGCTCCGCGAGCGCTTGCAGGATGGCCTGCCGGATCCACCACACGGCGTACGAGATGAACTTGAAGCCACGCGTCTCATCGAACCGTTGCGCGGCTTTGATCAGCCCGTAGTTCCCCTCGTTGATGAGGTCCGCGAGCGAGAGCCCCTGCCCCTGGTACTTTTTCGCGACCGAGACCACGAACCGGAGGTTCGCGCGGACCATCTGGTGCAACGCCGCCTCGTCGCCTTGCTTGATGCGTACGGCCAGCTCCACCTCCTGCTCAGGCTTGAGGAGATCAATGGTTCCGATCTCCTGGAGGTACTGGTCCAGCATCCGCTGGCTGCGAGGAACGAACATGCTCAGAGGCGTTGGGGGTGGGACCGGAGAAGCGGCGCGCGCGTGGCGCGAGTCCGAAGGTATGTGTAGACCGCGTGAGGGGGCGAGGGTTCCACTTGTGGCGGGGGCATAACGCGTCGCCAGAGGCCTCTCGCGCCCGTCGGGTCGTACCTTTTTGCCCCGTCCCGTACGCCCCCCCGATGCCCATCCCCGCCTCCTCTGCCGACCCCGCCGCGCGGTGGGTGCTGGACTGCCGGGGCCGCGCGCTGGACTGCCGGCCGGGCCGCGCGCACGTGATGGGCATTCTCAACGTGACGCCGGACTCGTTCTCGGACGGCGGGCGCTACGCCGGCGTCCAGGCTGCGCTGGACCGCGCGGGCGAGATGGCGGCCTCTGGCGCCGCGATCATCGACGTGGGCGGGGAGAGCACCCGGCCAAAAGGGAAGACGTACGGCGCCGGCGCCGAGGCGGTGAGCCTGGACGACGAGTTGGAGCGCGTGATCCCAGTCGTCGAAGCCATCGCGCGGGAGCTGCCGCACGTCCTGATCTCCGTCGACACCTACAAAGGGCCCGTTGCCCGGGCGTCGCTGCGGGCCGGCGCGCACCTCGTCAACGACGTGACCGGCCTGCGCCACGGCGTCGGGACGGCCACGGCCGCCACCGATTACGGCGCACCGCTCGTGGTCATGCACGCCGTCGGCAAGCCGGGGGAGATGGTGCACGTGCGGGCTTCTGGCGACATCGTAGGCGAGGTGGAGGCGTCGCTCGCGCGGTCCGTCCGCGCGGCGCACGAGGCGGGCGTGCGCGACGTGATCGTGGACGCGGGCTTCGGCTTTGGCAAAACCTCGGAGGACAACCTCCGGCTCGTGGACCAGACCGACGCGCTCCGCCAGAGGCTGGGCCGGCCCGTGCTCGTGGGCGCCTCGCGCAAGAGCACCATCGGGCAGGTCCTCGGCGGGGACGGGGACCCCGCGCCCGTCGACCAGCGCGCGTGGGGCTCGGTTGGGCTCGCGGTCTTGGCGGCGTTGCGCGGCGCAAGCATCCTCCGCGTCCACGACGTGCGCGAGACCGCCGAGGCCGTCCGTCTCGCCCTCGCCGCGCAAGAGGCCTCTGGCGCGTTCCAGGCGCACCCGCCTGCGGAAGTGCCGGGGACCGACCGCTCCGCCCGGAATTCGGCTGCGCCTCAACGGCCCGCGCCTCTGGCGCCAGAGGCATGAGCGGCGTTCTCGGCATTATCGACATCTGGTTCCTGCCGGTCGGCTGGCGGGACATCATCGACGTGGCGGTGGTCACGCTGCTGGTGTACCAGGTGTACCGCCTGATCCGCGGGACGATCGCGGTGCAGATCGCCTTCGCGCTCCTCGGGCTCTACATCCTCAACGTGGCCGTGAGCGCGCTGGGGCTGACCACGCTCAGGACGCTGTTCGGCGTTGTGGGCGACGTGTTCGTGCTCGCGCTCATCATCGTGTTCGCGCCCGAGATCCGGCAGGCGCTCTTCCTCGTGGGCCGCAACCCCATCGTGCGGCGCTTTGTGGCGACGGCGCCGCGGCAGAAGATCACGGCCGAGATCGTGGCCGCGCTCGACGAGATGAGCCGGACGCGGATGGGCAGCCTCATCGCGTTCGCGCGCAGCACGGGGCTGCGCAACTACATCGAGAGCGGGACGCGCATCCAGGCCGACGTAGAGCGCGACCTGCTGGTCAGCATCTTCTGGCACAACTCGCCGCTCCACGACGGCGCCGTGATCGTGCAGGGGCAGAAGATCGAGGCCGCCCGCTGCATCCTGCCGGTTTCGGACGCGCGAGAGCTGGACCCGCACCTCGGCCTCCGCCACCGCGCCGCCATCGGGCTCAGCGAGCGGACCGACGCCTTCGTGATCGTGACGAGCGAGGAGACCGGCCGCATCTCGGTCGCCGAGGGCGGCAAGCTGGACGTCGGCCTCTCGCTCGGCGAGGTGGAGGCGCGCCTCAACGCCGCCTTCTCGCCCGACCGTGGGCGCACCACGCCGGCCTCTGGCGCCGAAGCATCCTCCAGCGATTCGGCGGCGACGCCAGAGGCCTGATGCGCAACGCCGCCTTCCTGCGCCGTGAACTCGTGGAGCTGCTCCGCGCGAAGGGCATCGCGGACGAGCGCGTGCTGGAGGCCATCGGGACGGTCCCGCGGCACGTGTTCATCCCGGACAGCAGCTTGCAGCACCGCGCCTACGAGGACGAGGCGATCCCCATCCGGCGCGGTCAGACCATCTCGCAGCCGTTTACCGTGGCGTACATGACGGCGCTGCTGGACGCGCAGCCGGGCGAGCGCATCCTGGAAGTGGGGACGGGCAGCGGCTACCAAGCTGCTGTTCTCGTCGCGCTCGGCGCCCGCGTGTTCTCCGTCGAGCGGCACAAGCCGTTGCTGGACCAGACCCGCGGCGTCCTTGCGGAGCACGGCATCTCGGTCCGCACCCGCCACGGCGACGGGATGGAAGGCTGGCGCGCCTACGCGCCGTACGACGCCATCATCGTCACCGCCGCAGGGCCGGACGTGCCGCCGGACTTGGTAGAGCAACTCCGCGCGCCGACTGAGACGAAGCCCGGCGGCCGCCTCGTCATCCCCATCGGCGAGCACGACGGACAGCAGCAGATCTACCGCATCCGCCGCACGGGCGCCGACGAGA carries:
- a CDS encoding NAD+ synthase, translated to MKIALCQINPTVGDLAGNCARILGRAHRAARDGARIAVFPELCVTGYPPMDLLDRPAFLQDVRDALNHLMAETPEGLAIIVGAPVENTTPHGKRLFNAAIVIERGRIVGQVSKTLLPTYDVFDEYRYFEPADERRVVEVAGLRLGLHVCEDMWNNEEQAPYHLYKANPIDELAAQGIDLFVNISASPYCVGKPEERAEIIAESCREHGVPFVYVNTVGANTELIFDGDSRVHNEAGEEVLRLSLWREDYAVWDTATQEASGGGRRDADTIAEIHDALVLGIRDYVRKTGEGVFEKALIGLSGGIDSAVTCALAAEALGPDRVVGVTMPSAYSSGGSVDDSRDLADNLGIEFHEVSIRPAVDAFHAMLNEPLAGPPSGVTEENIQARARGLTLMAISNAEGHLLLTTGNKSEMAVGYATLYGDMSGGLAVLSDVFKEQVYALARHINEREGREIVPENTITKPPSAELRPDQKDSDSLPPYEVLDEILLRYVERHESPQAIVAATGFDRATVERIARMVDRNEYKRRQAAPGLRISSKAFGIGRRLPIVMQRTRIAPDGETADVAPEAQAEAVGHAE
- the cdaA gene encoding diadenylate cyclase CdaA, which translates into the protein MSGVLGIIDIWFLPVGWRDIIDVAVVTLLVYQVYRLIRGTIAVQIAFALLGLYILNVAVSALGLTTLRTLFGVVGDVFVLALIIVFAPEIRQALFLVGRNPIVRRFVATAPRQKITAEIVAALDEMSRTRMGSLIAFARSTGLRNYIESGTRIQADVERDLLVSIFWHNSPLHDGAVIVQGQKIEAARCILPVSDARELDPHLGLRHRAAIGLSERTDAFVIVTSEETGRISVAEGGKLDVGLSLGEVEARLNAAFSPDRGRTTPASGAEASSSDSAATPEA
- a CDS encoding aldo/keto reductase, encoding MDTRPIGSLTVSTVGLGCNNFGWHIDEKASREVIHAALDAGITHFDTADVYGEGASEEMVGRALGARRNDVVLASKFGMGGGASPEAVLTSVEASLSRLGTDRIDLYYLHKPDEDTPIADTLGALATLVEEGKVREIACSNFSPAQLKEAREASGDAQFVALQNEYSLLHREPEEGTLEACRDLGLAFVPYFPLKSGLLTGKYRRGDAAPEGSRLGGKEGSKFESMGDSLLTETNLDTVERLIGWAESRGHTILDLAFSWLLAHEPVASVIAGATKPSQIRSNVEAASWHLTDADLAEIDDLLAQPA
- the folP gene encoding dihydropteroate synthase: MPIPASSADPAARWVLDCRGRALDCRPGRAHVMGILNVTPDSFSDGGRYAGVQAALDRAGEMAASGAAIIDVGGESTRPKGKTYGAGAEAVSLDDELERVIPVVEAIARELPHVLISVDTYKGPVARASLRAGAHLVNDVTGLRHGVGTATAATDYGAPLVVMHAVGKPGEMVHVRASGDIVGEVEASLARSVRAAHEAGVRDVIVDAGFGFGKTSEDNLRLVDQTDALRQRLGRPVLVGASRKSTIGQVLGGDGDPAPVDQRAWGSVGLAVLAALRGASILRVHDVRETAEAVRLALAAQEASGAFQAHPPAEVPGTDRSARNSAAPQRPAPLAPEA
- a CDS encoding sigma-70 family RNA polymerase sigma factor, which produces MFVPRSQRMLDQYLQEIGTIDLLKPEQEVELAVRIKQGDEAALHQMVRANLRFVVSVAKKYQGQGLSLADLINEGNYGLIKAAQRFDETRGFKFISYAVWWIRQAILQALAEQSRVVRLPLNRIGTISKIRKATARLQQIHDRPPTAEELAADLDIPVQKIKDAFVHQSRSVSMDAPFGEEDDNNLLDVLADEADVPPDEALLDESLKQDIERALGTLDPREAEITRLYFGIGREHPLTLEEIGQNFSLTRERVRQIKEKALRKLRQKHRREELENHVGG
- a CDS encoding protein-L-isoaspartate(D-aspartate) O-methyltransferase, producing the protein MRNAAFLRRELVELLRAKGIADERVLEAIGTVPRHVFIPDSSLQHRAYEDEAIPIRRGQTISQPFTVAYMTALLDAQPGERILEVGTGSGYQAAVLVALGARVFSVERHKPLLDQTRGVLAEHGISVRTRHGDGMEGWRAYAPYDAIIVTAAGPDVPPDLVEQLRAPTETKPGGRLVIPIGEHDGQQQIYRIRRTGADEIETEPLAKVRFVPLLPGTPGA
- a CDS encoding TonB-dependent receptor plug domain-containing protein gives rise to the protein MRTLFALALLLASGARAQPADSVQAGDLGSEVVVTASRLLDAARQTGRHTTVITEADIAQSPARSVSDLLRFAAGVETASRGDAQADISVRGATFNGVLFLVDGARFNDPMTGHFLSDFPIPLAEIARIEILRGPASAVYGPDALGGVVHVITKTALAKNEGGASGEVGIRNGDPDLWGFEAAARGRSAARAWSVAYEGLDIGGEPIRDAEGAPIVGSGGEVRTDLSRHALTLAGATDLGGARLTARLAGDTRHFNAFQYYTPFASDSAREATSTAWAQLGLAGASGATRWRVQSAGRLHRDRYTYYPGLAPNTHVTARGTLTADASREVRGGLTLGAGASGEVRGIDSNNQGAHTDASGGVFALARWQAARGVTLTASGRVDADPIYGIEPTPMLSLAWEAAPALTLRASGGRAVRAPTYVERYFNTEAPRPGGNLGNPDLRAERAWNAEAGADLFAGAGLALRATGFWRRTTDLIDFARLSPEAEFFLAQNVLEARAAGFELHAEAQREIASGATLRAEAAYTYTDIQLDGTAPGAVYKYALSHSPHLVQARLSLGVGTTRLGVDGLWKERLDLPSVAVADVQLSFAVPVGGARGEVQLSVRNVTNAQYAEVFGAPMPGRAGTGGVRLLF
- a CDS encoding extracellular solute-binding protein — translated: MPPETPADTARVVALPTSQLPEDAEGPLVVYTGRSEGLAAPLIQRFRERTGLEVEVRYADDAALLAMLAAEGYRSPADVLWGNSAGAMGTAAARNLLTVLPDSMRVLPGQFVPISGRWLPLTVRFRVLAYAPDRVDKAALPTSIIGLPDVAVLNGRLGWTPAYSSFQDFLTAVRLEGNDNVAADWLDAMMASGAKAYASNEQMLNALATGAIDAALINHHHVLLANEDGADLAFHTFAAGDPGNLGTVTGAGVLDTSARQRAARQFVSFLLSAEAQTFAAENTKEIPVVAGAEVPSGYLTFEAAAELAPRLDVERFRDFDGTLALLRTKGLMPEAAR